AACTTTGCCTTTTTCTCTAAAACCTTAAACGGTCAAGAAGAACAAGAACCTCGTTGGAAGCGTGGCGTCAGCACTGTGAGTGACACACTGGGCGAAGTGGTTGGTAAAGTGTATGTAAAACGTCACTTTGCACCAGAAGCTAAAACCCGCATGGAGCAACTAGTTGAAAATCTTCGTGGCGCTTACAGTTCAAGCATTGATTCATTAGATTGGATGAGCGCTGATACTAAGGTTGCAGCAAAAGACAAATTAGCTAAGTTTAATCCTAAAATTGGCTACCCAAACAAATGGGATGATTACAGCAAATTAACCATCAAAGCAGATGATTTAGTCGGTAACGCTAAACGTGCTGCGATAGTTCAACACAACAAAGATATCGCTAAATTAGGTCAGCCGATTGATAAAGACGAATGGCACATGACCCCACAAACGGTTAACGCCTACTACAACCCAACCATGAACGAAATCGTGTTCCCTGCTGCGATTTTACAACCGCCATTCTTCAACTTAGAAGCTGATGATGCGGTTAACTACGGCGGCATTGGTGCGGTGATTGGCCACGAAATGGGCCATGGTTTTGATGACCAAGGTGCTAAATTTGATGGCGAAGGCAACATGCGTGACTGGTGGACCGAAGCAGACTTAAAAGCATTCGAGTCAAAAGGCAATGCATTAATCGCTCAGTACAATGGTTATCAAGTGTTTGACGACCTACACGTCAATGGCAGCCTAACATTAGGCGAGAACATTGGTGACTTATCAGGTGTGACTATCGCCTATAAAGCTTACAAAATGTCACTTGACGGTAAAGAAGCACCAGTTATTGATGGCTTAACAGGCGATCAACGTTTCTTCATGGGCTTCACCCAAATTTGGCGGGTAAAAATGAAAGAAGAAGCAATGCGTAACCGCGTTGCAACTGATCCGCATTCACCTGGCCATTTCCGTGCATTAGGTGCGTTATCTAACATGCCTGAGTTCTACAGCACTTATGACGTGAAACAAGGCGACAAGATGTATATCGCGCCAGAAAGTCGCGTAAAAATTTGGTAATTTAAGTCGCTGTGAACATTGACTAAGGTCACAATTCCTCTCAAAAGGGCATCATTCGATGCCCTTTTTTATTAAACCTTGTTCATTCAGCCCCTATTCAGTGAAAAAGCGGTACATTGGATTAACAGACATTATGTGGGAAGCTATTCAATGAATAAGTTGTTTCGTACCTTTTTTATATTCTTAATTTTATTGTCTACTCGTGGTGCTATTGCTCAGCCTAACGAGGTTAAATATAACAAGTTAGCTCCGCCTTCCGATTTTAGTCAAAAATCAGCTAACGATATAGAGCAGCTAATGGCGCTCCATGAGCACAATAATGAGCTTGTTTTACAAGACACTGATAACTTGCACGCTTTAATGAGTCGAGCACCAGTGGCGCAACAAGAACTTATCAGTCTACTCAAGATGATCAGTCAATCAAGCAACACCGACATCATTACTCCTGCCACTAAAAGTTATCAGCGTGCGGCTCAAAAAGTACAAGCAAAGTTCAATGGCGACGCCAGTCAACTGACAGATATAGCAAGGGCAAGTGTGGTGGCCGATGACGTTAAAAGCTTGCTATTAAGCTACCAGCAACTGCGTCAACATACCGAAATAGTGCAATTAAAAAACCGGTTTGCACATCCAAAAGTGTCGGGCTATCGTGACTTAAATGTATTGGTGAAATTGCCCGAGAGCCAAATGGTAGTTGAAGTACAGTTTCACTTAAATGATATTGCCCAAATCAAAAGTGGCCCAGAGCATTATGTTTATGAGCAAATCCAACAAATAGAATCCCAAGCTAAAGCCACATCTAGACACTTAAATGACATAGAACAAGCAATGATAGCCAAGCTTCGTCAAGACTCGCACAAGCAATACCATAAAGCCTGGTTAAGTTATAAACGTCAAAGTTTATATAGTTCACAACGACAAGTTGCATAAACACTGATAACTATCCTTTTGATGAACAACTTACACCGCCCTAAGCCTTTCTCATCATCCAAGTTTCCACCCTTTTAGCGCTCATATGAGCGCTTTTTTTTTGCCAAACAAGATCCGCAACAATCACATCTGCTATACTCGC
The Shewanella vesiculosa DNA segment above includes these coding regions:
- a CDS encoding RelA/SpoT domain-containing protein, producing the protein MNKLFRTFFIFLILLSTRGAIAQPNEVKYNKLAPPSDFSQKSANDIEQLMALHEHNNELVLQDTDNLHALMSRAPVAQQELISLLKMISQSSNTDIITPATKSYQRAAQKVQAKFNGDASQLTDIARASVVADDVKSLLLSYQQLRQHTEIVQLKNRFAHPKVSGYRDLNVLVKLPESQMVVEVQFHLNDIAQIKSGPEHYVYEQIQQIESQAKATSRHLNDIEQAMIAKLRQDSHKQYHKAWLSYKRQSLYSSQRQVA